One Lycium barbarum isolate Lr01 chromosome 5, ASM1917538v2, whole genome shotgun sequence genomic window carries:
- the LOC132640329 gene encoding ATP-citrate synthase beta chain protein 1-like isoform X2, which translates to MATGQLFSKTTQALFYNYKQLPVQQMLDFDFSCRRETPSVAGIINPGSEGFQKLFFGQEEMAIPVHSTVEAACAAHPTADVFINFGSFRSAASSSMSALKQPTIRVVAIIAEGVPESDAKQLVAYAKANNKVIIGPATVGVIQAGAFKIGDTAGTIDNIIQCKLYRPGSVGFVSKSGGMSNELYNTIARVTDGIYEGIAIGGDVFPGSTLSDHVLRFNNIPQVKMIVVLGELGGREEYSLVEALKQGKINKPVVAWVSETCATLFKSEVQFGPVGAKSDGEMESAQAKNQALKDAGAVVPTSYEAFEGAIKETFQKLVEEGKITPVEEVTPPQIPEDLNTAIKSGKVRVPTHIISTISDERGVEQRYAGIPMSTLVEEGYGVADVISLLWFKRSLPRYCTRFIDICIMMCADHGPCASGAHNAIVSARAGKDLISCLVSGLLTIGPRFGGAIDDAARYFKDAYDSGLTPCQFVEGMKKKGIRVPGIGHRVKRGDNRDKRVELLQRYARQHFPSVEYMEYAVKVETYTLSKANNLILNIDGAIGSLFLDLLEGTGMFTKQEIDEIVEIGYLNGLFVLARSIGLIGHTFDQKRLKQPLYRHPWEDVLYTK; encoded by the exons ATGGCTACTGGACAGCTTTTCTCCAAGACTACACAAGCTTTATTCTACAACTACAAGCAGCTTCCTGTCCAACAGATGCTTgactttgatttttcttgta GGAGAGAAACACCTTCTGTTGCTGGAATCATAAATCCAGGTTCTGAGGGATTCCAGAAACTTTTCTTCGGTCAGGAGGAAATGGCAATCCCAGTACATTCAAC CGTTGAAGCTGCCTGTGCTGCACATCCCACAGCTGATGTATTTATAAACTTTGGATCTTTCAGAAG TGCTGCTTCTTCCTCCATGTCTGCTCTTAAACAACCAACCATCAGAGTCGTCGCTATTATAGCTGAGGGTGTTCCCGAGTCGGACGCTAAGCAGCTGGTTGCTTATGCAAAGGCAAACAATAAG GTGATTATTGGTCCAGCTACTGTTGGAGTAATTCAAGCCGGAGCTTTCAAGATTGGTGATACTGCTGGAACAATTGATAACATTATTCAGTGCAAGCTTTACAGACCTGGATCTGTGGGCTTTGTATCAAAATCT GGTGGTATGTCTAATGAATTATACAATACAATCGCCCGCGTGACTGATGGAATTTATGAAG GAATTGCAATTGGAGGAGATGTATTCCCTGGTTCTACCCTTTCTGATCATGTTTTGCGCTTCAACAATATCCCTCAG GTTAAAATGATTGTTGTTCTTGGGGAACTTGGTGGACGAGAAGAATATTCCTTAGTTGAAGCCCTCAAGCAGGGAAAAATCAACAAGCCCGTTGTTGCGTGGGTCAGTGAAACTTGTGCTACACTCTTCAAGTCAGAAGTTCAGTTTGGCCCCGTG GGGGCAAAGAGTGATGGTGAAATGGAGTCAGCACAAGCAAAAAATCAAGCACTCAAAGATGCTGGAGCCGTAGTTCCTACCTCTTATGAAGCTTTTGAAGGAGCTATCAAAGAAACATTTCAAAAGCTG GTCGAAGAGGGCAAAATAACACCTGTAGAGGAAGTGACACCACCACAAATTCCTGAGGATCTTAACACAGCAATTAAGAGTGGGAAAGTTCGGGTCCCGACTCATATTATTTCCACCATATCTGATGAGAGAG GTGTAGAGCAACGCTATGCTGGTATACCCATGTCAACACTTGTGGAGGAGGGATATGGTGTCGCTGATGTCATTTCTCTGTTGTGGTTCAAACGCAGCCTACCTCGTTACTGCACACGTTTTATTGAC ATTTGCATCATGATGTGTGCTGACCATGGTCCTTGTGCCTCTGGTGCCCACAACGCCATTGTGTCCGCTAGGGCCGGAAAAGACCTAATTTCATGCCTAGTTTCAG GATTGCTGACTATTGGTCCCCGGTTTGGTGGTGCTATTGATGATGCCGCCCGGTATTTCAAGGATGCTTATGACAGT GGTCTTACACCATGTCAATTCGTGGAAGGTATGAAGAAAAAGGGAATTCGAGTACCAGGAATAGGTCACAG GGTAAAGAGAGGAGACAACAGAGATAAGAGAGTGGAACTACTACAGCGTTATGCAAGACAACATTTTCCGTCTGTCGAGTACATGGAGTATGCGGTTAAGGTTGAAACGTATACCCTGTCAAAGGCAAACAACCTAATCCTCAACATTGATGGTGCCATTGGGTCCCTCTTCTTGGATCTCCTTGAGGGCACTGGAATGTTCACCAAACAAGAAATCGATGAAATAGTGGAAATTGGCTACCTTAATGGGCTGTTTGTGCTAGCCCGTTCAATCGGTCTCATTGG GCACACGTTCGACCAGAAGAGATTGAAGCAGCCTCTATACCGTCATCCATGGGAAGATGTTTTATACACCAAGTGA
- the LOC132640329 gene encoding ATP-citrate synthase beta chain protein 2-like isoform X1 produces MMLCDMNWLCLCLYDEVLMVFLELKCAWHVTKGLFGSEIDFGKMATGQLFSKTTQALFYNYKQLPVQQMLDFDFSCRRETPSVAGIINPGSEGFQKLFFGQEEMAIPVHSTVEAACAAHPTADVFINFGSFRSAASSSMSALKQPTIRVVAIIAEGVPESDAKQLVAYAKANNKVIIGPATVGVIQAGAFKIGDTAGTIDNIIQCKLYRPGSVGFVSKSGGMSNELYNTIARVTDGIYEGIAIGGDVFPGSTLSDHVLRFNNIPQVKMIVVLGELGGREEYSLVEALKQGKINKPVVAWVSETCATLFKSEVQFGPVGAKSDGEMESAQAKNQALKDAGAVVPTSYEAFEGAIKETFQKLVEEGKITPVEEVTPPQIPEDLNTAIKSGKVRVPTHIISTISDERGVEQRYAGIPMSTLVEEGYGVADVISLLWFKRSLPRYCTRFIDICIMMCADHGPCASGAHNAIVSARAGKDLISCLVSGLLTIGPRFGGAIDDAARYFKDAYDSGLTPCQFVEGMKKKGIRVPGIGHRVKRGDNRDKRVELLQRYARQHFPSVEYMEYAVKVETYTLSKANNLILNIDGAIGSLFLDLLEGTGMFTKQEIDEIVEIGYLNGLFVLARSIGLIGHTFDQKRLKQPLYRHPWEDVLYTK; encoded by the exons ATGATGCTCTGCGATATGAACTGGCTTTGCCTTTGCTTGTATGATGAAGTCCTTATGGTTTTTTTGGAGCTCAAGTGTGCGTGGCACGTTACTAAGGGGCtgtttg GTTCTGAAATTGACTTTGGCAAAATGGCTACTGGACAGCTTTTCTCCAAGACTACACAAGCTTTATTCTACAACTACAAGCAGCTTCCTGTCCAACAGATGCTTgactttgatttttcttgta GGAGAGAAACACCTTCTGTTGCTGGAATCATAAATCCAGGTTCTGAGGGATTCCAGAAACTTTTCTTCGGTCAGGAGGAAATGGCAATCCCAGTACATTCAAC CGTTGAAGCTGCCTGTGCTGCACATCCCACAGCTGATGTATTTATAAACTTTGGATCTTTCAGAAG TGCTGCTTCTTCCTCCATGTCTGCTCTTAAACAACCAACCATCAGAGTCGTCGCTATTATAGCTGAGGGTGTTCCCGAGTCGGACGCTAAGCAGCTGGTTGCTTATGCAAAGGCAAACAATAAG GTGATTATTGGTCCAGCTACTGTTGGAGTAATTCAAGCCGGAGCTTTCAAGATTGGTGATACTGCTGGAACAATTGATAACATTATTCAGTGCAAGCTTTACAGACCTGGATCTGTGGGCTTTGTATCAAAATCT GGTGGTATGTCTAATGAATTATACAATACAATCGCCCGCGTGACTGATGGAATTTATGAAG GAATTGCAATTGGAGGAGATGTATTCCCTGGTTCTACCCTTTCTGATCATGTTTTGCGCTTCAACAATATCCCTCAG GTTAAAATGATTGTTGTTCTTGGGGAACTTGGTGGACGAGAAGAATATTCCTTAGTTGAAGCCCTCAAGCAGGGAAAAATCAACAAGCCCGTTGTTGCGTGGGTCAGTGAAACTTGTGCTACACTCTTCAAGTCAGAAGTTCAGTTTGGCCCCGTG GGGGCAAAGAGTGATGGTGAAATGGAGTCAGCACAAGCAAAAAATCAAGCACTCAAAGATGCTGGAGCCGTAGTTCCTACCTCTTATGAAGCTTTTGAAGGAGCTATCAAAGAAACATTTCAAAAGCTG GTCGAAGAGGGCAAAATAACACCTGTAGAGGAAGTGACACCACCACAAATTCCTGAGGATCTTAACACAGCAATTAAGAGTGGGAAAGTTCGGGTCCCGACTCATATTATTTCCACCATATCTGATGAGAGAG GTGTAGAGCAACGCTATGCTGGTATACCCATGTCAACACTTGTGGAGGAGGGATATGGTGTCGCTGATGTCATTTCTCTGTTGTGGTTCAAACGCAGCCTACCTCGTTACTGCACACGTTTTATTGAC ATTTGCATCATGATGTGTGCTGACCATGGTCCTTGTGCCTCTGGTGCCCACAACGCCATTGTGTCCGCTAGGGCCGGAAAAGACCTAATTTCATGCCTAGTTTCAG GATTGCTGACTATTGGTCCCCGGTTTGGTGGTGCTATTGATGATGCCGCCCGGTATTTCAAGGATGCTTATGACAGT GGTCTTACACCATGTCAATTCGTGGAAGGTATGAAGAAAAAGGGAATTCGAGTACCAGGAATAGGTCACAG GGTAAAGAGAGGAGACAACAGAGATAAGAGAGTGGAACTACTACAGCGTTATGCAAGACAACATTTTCCGTCTGTCGAGTACATGGAGTATGCGGTTAAGGTTGAAACGTATACCCTGTCAAAGGCAAACAACCTAATCCTCAACATTGATGGTGCCATTGGGTCCCTCTTCTTGGATCTCCTTGAGGGCACTGGAATGTTCACCAAACAAGAAATCGATGAAATAGTGGAAATTGGCTACCTTAATGGGCTGTTTGTGCTAGCCCGTTCAATCGGTCTCATTGG GCACACGTTCGACCAGAAGAGATTGAAGCAGCCTCTATACCGTCATCCATGGGAAGATGTTTTATACACCAAGTGA